A DNA window from Mycosarcoma maydis chromosome 12, whole genome shotgun sequence contains the following coding sequences:
- a CDS encoding uncharacterized protein (related to EXO84 - exocyst protein essential for secretion) encodes MSRSLRTRPMTLYAQDGQQPLIPPVGAATATNSSSSSSSYPNKASYARQQTSSSNSQYDAPTLASSSGGGALLKKSKKKASEVGSNLKKRLSMRYAEPTQLGPGGFSAVPAVPSLPRMPEIHIDDRPHRDIDDERYLTAIRETSNDATYDPDEKELNAIRKSSDTQRTRTDVFEGDPAVDLQLLSQSDFDPQAYLRAKLSHHSESSLRQFKSSLAAVKQAANDDLKRQVFKNYSEFITISKEIATLENDMLELKELLSEWKQLPQALELDDSSSAASFSDAFPRSRASGKANRNSTIDLQQIYRAQITSLWEGIEGSQKFLPYVPGRHLIAEASSFTELNAATYKPQQSVALFLLDDLLLIATRKKRQMSSKVRLVAERCFSLAEIVVIDLKDGGDLTNAIKIKRARETHVYRTDRAEDKRALLNAFRRVAEELAKKRRNESYGAGAEGDARKRESTLLSSPYHAPQSYASLGGRSMDDGGLLTSVSEAGDGDAMQVGGGMMAAAAASAASERKDPGRWNNDFADELSVCIALREWDQAVTLIEKGRAVLSTYTSTNDASWRDLSAKLTSLTSELVSAISLDFVRQHLKKSLVTRNASYLLRLDQGEKARQLFLDARTESLKKRTRQIKFEGDTGLYISELAMVHFALIKNTSEWYMAAFKDGSMASGFVEWASERVEEYAVLFRRQVFGVQEQQDEAGTTNAEMVSEMREISLRLATQLNEVGLDFTFLLDRLLQPEPRTMADKHEQEEAEAGESDASVPTLVLTRSSRIGIEGELPKHQMDRQKPKLQGDTTLAQELRRQSMLHLQS; translated from the coding sequence ATGTCGAGGTCGCTGCGAACGCGTCCGATGACGCTGTATGCGCAGGACGGTCAGCAGCCTCTCATACCTCCTGTGGGAGCTGCTACCGCAACCAactcctcctcctcgtcgtcatcttaTCCCAACAAAGCTTCTTACGCACGGCAGCAGACTTCGTCTAGCAACTCGCAGTACGATGCGCCCACACTAGCTTCCTCGAGCGGCGGAGGTGCGCTACTCAAAAAGTCCAAGAAAAAGGCATCCGAAGTCGGCAGCAATCTCAAAAAGCGTCTCTCGATGCGCTATGCTGAACCCACTCAGCTCGGTCCTGGAGGGTTCAGCGCGGTACCTGCTGTGCCTTCTCTGCCACGCATGCCTGAGATTCACATCGACGATCGTCCGCACCGCGAcattgacgacgagcgctATCTGACTGCTATTCGCGAAACGTCCAACGATGCCACGTACGATCCTGACGAGAAGGAGCTCAACGCGATCCGCAAATCGTCCGATACGCAACGCACACGCACCGACGTCTTCGAGGGTGATCCCGCCGTTgacctgcagctgctcagtCAGTCAGATTTCGACCCACAGGCTTACCTCCGCGCTAAACTGTCGCATCACTCCGAATCAAGCTTGCGTCAGTTCAAGTCGTCGCTCGCCGCAGTCAAGCAAGCGGCCAACGATGACCTGAAACGCCAGGTGTTTAAAAACTATTCGGAATTCATTACGATCAGTAAAGAAATTGCTACGCTCGAAAAcgacatgctcgagctgaaagAGCTGCTCTCCGAATGGAAGCAGCTTCCTCAAGCACTTGAGTTGGACGACTCTTCCAGCGCCGCTTCGTTTTCGGATGCTTTTCCGCGGTCCAGGGCGTCGGGCAAGGCGAATCGGAACAGCACCATCGATCTGCAACAGATCTATCGCGCCCAAATCACTTCTCTATGGGAAGGCATCGAAGGGTCGCAAAAGTTTTTGCCCTACGTTCCCGGGCGACACCTCATCGCAGAGGCGAGCAGTTTCACCGAGCTCAATGCTGCCACGTACAAACCACAACAGAGCGTCGCTCTGTTTCTGCTAGACGATCTGCTGCTCATTGCGACCAGGAAGAAACGACAAATGAGCAGTAAAGTGCGTCTCGTTGCCGAGAGGTGCTTCAGCCTGGCCGAAATTGTGGTCATCGATCTCAAAGATGGAGGTGATTTGACAAACgcgatcaagatcaagagGGCCAGAGAGACGCATGTCTACCGAACCGATCGCGCCGAAGACAAGCGagcgctgctcaacgcgTTTCGTCGCGTGGCAGaagagctcgccaagaagcgtaGGAACGAATCGTACGGGGCAGGGGCAGAGGGAGATGCGCGCAAACGCgagtcgacgctgctgtcgtcgcCTTATCACGCTCCGCAATCGTATGCGTCGCTTGGTGGTCGGAGCATGGATGATGGTGGACTGCTAACGTCCGTTAGTGAagctggcgatggtgatgcgATGCAAGTGGGTGGGGGAATGATGGCAGCCGCTGCAGCGTCGGCCGCTTCGGAGCGCAAGGATCCAGGACGATGGAACAATGACtttgccgacgagctctcGGTCTGCATTGCATTACGCGAATGGGATCAAGCCGTGACACTGATCGAAAAGGGTCGTGCAGTGCTGTCCACTTACACCTCAACCAACGACGCTTCCTGGAGGGATCTGTCGGCCAAACTCACCTCGCTCACTTCTGAACTCGTCTCTGCCATCTCTCTGGATTTTGTGCGACAGCACCTCAAGAAGTCGCTCGTGACACGCAACGCGTCGTACCTCTTGAGACTGGATCAAGGCGAAAAAGCGCGTCAACTGTTCCTTGACGCGCGGACCGAGTCGTTGAAGAAACGCACTCGACAGATCAAATTCGAAGGCGACACGGGACTCTACATCAGCGAATTGGCCATGGTGCATTTTGCACTGATCAAAAACACATCCGAGTGGTACATGGCGGCGTTCAAGGATGGAAGCATGGCGAGTGGGTTTGTCGAGTGGGCATCGGAGAGGGTGGAAGAGTACGCCGTCTTGTTTCGAAGGCAGGTGTTTGGCgtgcaagagcagcaggacGAGGCAGGAACGACCAacgccgagatggtgagcgagatgcgcgaGATCAGTTTGAGACTGGCGACGCAGTTGAATGAAGTAGGATTGGATTTCACGTTTCTGTTGGACCGCTTGTTGCAGCCCGAGCCGAGAACTATGGCTGATAAGCACGAGCAggaagaggccgaggccGGAGAAAGCGACGCGAGCGTTCCTACATTGGTGCTTACCAGGTCGAGCAGGATCGGGATCGAGGGTGAGCTACCAAAGCATCAGATGGATAGGCAAAAGCCAAAGCTCCAGGGTGATACGACTTTGGCACAGGAATTGCGTCGACAGAGCATGCTTCATCTGCAATCATGA
- a CDS encoding mitochondrial 37S ribosomal protein uS15m (related to MRPS28 - mitochondrial ribosomal protein, small subunit) has translation MVPALTASCSRCLSSTLNLSSLSAALPSTSYGRLHMQTLSTIQSQQKSSFSTSSILSESRKKRTARLKRKSNLDQRILKVRMLESSKPDAVLGHQPTPDGQKVWTDSELAQIILDKQTVWGVHEDRRGNLVPISADQQAASAKNTFDAVAAKQAASMGGPLRLNFGLDGSDRQLLFQDLPQVMVKDRILDSWNLGTLIRGTANQADVAAFESEYAKVQSEECASKESLARILDLRNASGKGIQVENIRRILAHFGGENDTGSPEVQAAVLTYRIRNLHEHLQTNRHDNSNRRSMSLLTHQRAKILKYLKAKSPQRYHAILPRIGIQARAVEGEIVVPGKPKIARA, from the coding sequence ATGGTGCCAGCTCTCACAGCAtcctgctcgagatgcctctcttccaccttgaACCTCTCGTCTCTCTCCGCTGCACTTCCCTCAACCTCGTACGGTCGTTTGCACATGCAAACGCTCTCCACGATTCAGTCGCAACAGAaatcgagcttctcgacgtcCTCGATCCTGTCCGAATCACGCAAGAAGCGAACCGCGCGTCTCAAGCGCAAATCGAACCTCGACCAGCGTATCCTCAAAGTGCGCATGCTTGAATCCTCGAAACCGGATGCTGTTCTAGGCCACCAACCCACTCCTGACGGCCAAAAAGTATGGACCGATTCCGAACTAGCACAGATCATCCTCGACAAGCAAACGGTTTGGGGTGTTCACGaggatcgacgaggaaaCCTTGTTCCCATCTCGGCTGATCAGCAAGCTGCGTCGGCGAAAAACACATTCGATGCAGTCGCTGCGAAACAAGCTGCTTCCATGGGAGGTCCTTTGCGTCTCAACTTTGGTCTGGACGGTAGTGATCGTCAATTGTTGTTCCAGGATTTGCCACAGGTCATGGTCAAGGATCGAATCCTCGACTCGTGGAATTTGGGAACCTTGATCCGCGGTACTGCCAACCAAGCCGATGTGGCGGCGTTCGAATCTGAATACGCCAAAGTGCAGTCCGAAGAATGCGCCAGCAAGGAGAGTCTGGCGAGGATCTTGGATCTGCGCAACGCAAGTGGCAAGGGGATCCAGGTGGAAAACATTCGAAGGATCCTCGCCCACTTTGGTGGTGAAAATGATACGGGTAGCCCTGAAGTgcaagctgctgtgctgacGTACCGCATTCGTAACCTGCACGAGCATCTGCAAACCAATCGGCACGACAACTCGAACAGAAGGAGCATGTCCTTGTTGACGCACCAAAGGGCAAAGATTCTCAAGTACCTCAAAGCCAAGAGCCCGCAAAGGTACCATGCTATTTTGCCGAGGATCGGCATCCAAGCTAGAGCCGTCGAGGGCGAAATCGTCGTTCCGGGCAAACCCAAGATTGCtcgtgcttga
- a CDS encoding uncharacterized protein (related to putative phosphate transporter 1), with translation MKFARYLDENTVPEWRKVYIQYRGLKKLIKRVAEHREARLRLEAELGINSSHSSSTTIAATASSADPYIRRRNVAGHFSGLDQEAQSTLASSSGFKRRIDYGGTTAPAPSLSTLPPVSLQGTGLRLSSDSPTYDGSAPPPNLDSDLEAQALPSTSVQVSGNYARSGAYPSIDLELTANADTPSPRTTGATNVRYQDDAPPSSGSARKHASHQSKSSSASSKHHLLSKSGSSGRFSNPNRSLKDEAPESLQELIVANFDDQEAKLFLACDAELERIVDFYEAQEHSAAKKYMQLARQLEELAEHRREYRAKYNISDQDRTGAGSRRHRMSQLLMNLPGSKLIVADPVASGVKSNAGLSSVKLRDAQQQGQQSANRAPRFSLDKSINKQHSGSSGEDDQDAGGRRRAQALAQMQASLRGWDDETDRAIRQANKAAAMSHDPEAYAAARKKLKAAVLEYYKFLDTLTNYKILNRTGFAKVMKKFSKTVGVACTDLYYKDRVAPTILVSSDRVEKLRKATEDIYTAYFEHGNRKQALNRLRAREDHTTHHYSVFRSGFYLGISVCAIVAGLVEAMKPNTQRDIPQWQALLRVYGAELIPTLFGLLFGLNLAWWHAVRINTVFIFEWDVRTTMDHRQFFEIPALLMLLLSCCFWVSFVNPFPEAIAPTTWPTVWLVIVALVMLNPLPIWMAASRAWFVKSLLRVFTAGCKRVEFRDFFLGDELNSVAWSLSNLWYIGCEWHHDWTDPDQCFPNSTYWTAVLLSVPAWLRLGQCIRRWVDSDYRTHLHLVNAGKYLSAVLNNFMYIHYRRNGSQNARDRALWILFAVIYSVWHIVWDLLMDWSLLKPRAKFWLLRNEIWFPQPIYYVFITVDIIGRSIWLIYLLPGSASLTLRSFLAALVEMIRRVCWNNLRVENEQIGNTDSFKIMRDLPLPYRQKLIDQAEADVRANDSDGVHKTGIFSSVKLASLRKKSRATTAAAAEHRYAADDQEYARYSQTVQGESVVESSVPDTLAQERRRSLMEGLRSKLVPDAKGEHYGKQLDERAVTKGDTGRDYEPRRQESMPGYVDMDSDDDDDEETADEQHTIPSSPQSGSDQFAHETSSKLPRWPPKARSRE, from the coding sequence ATGAAGTTTGCGCGCTATCTCGACGAAAACACCGTCCCCGAGTGGAGAAAGGTTTACATCCAGTATCGAGgtctcaagaagctcatcaAGCGTGTAGCTGAACACCGCGAGGCTCGACTGCGCCtagaagccgagcttgggATCAACAGCTCGCATTCGAGCTCTACAACGATCGCTGCAACCGCTTCATCGGCAGATCCATATATTCGCCGACGAAATGTTGCTGGCCACTTCTCTGGTCTAGACCAAGAGGCCCAGTCTACGCTCGCTTCCAGTTCTGGATTCAAGCGTCGCATTGATTACGGCGGAACCactgctcctgctccaTCTTTGTCGACTCTGCCTCCTGTAAGCCTCCAGGGAACCGGACTTCGACTCTCATCGGACAGCCCCACCTACGACGGCTCCGCTCCGCCACCCAACCTCGACTCGGATCTCGAAGCTCAGGCGCTGCCCTCAACATCAGTACAAGTATCCGGCAACTACGCTCGAAGCGGTGCTTATCCTTCAATAGACTTAGAATTGACAGCCAACGCTGACACGCCGAGTCCCCGAACTACTGGGGCCACCAATGTACGTTACCAGGATGACGCGCCTCCATCTTCTGGATCGGCACGAAAACACGCTTCTCACCAATCCAAGAGCTCATCAGCTTCCAGCAAACATCACCTTCTCTCCAAGTCCGGCTCCTCTGGGCGTTTTTCGAATCCGAACCGCTCGCTGAAGGATGAAGCACCTGAATCGCTACAAGAACTGATAGTAGCCAACTTTGACGACcaagaagccaagctgTTTCTTGCttgcgatgccgagcttgaacGCATCGTTGACTTTTACGAAGCGCAGGAGCACTCGGCGGCCAAGAAGTATATGCAGCTAGCTCGTCAACTCGaggagctcgccgagcatCGACGCGAGTACCGTGCCAAATACAACATCAGCGATCAAGACCGAACAGGTGCAGGATCGCGGCGTCATCGTATGTCGCAGCTTCTCATGAACCTGCCCGGTTCCAAGCTGATTGTGGCGGATCCAGTTGCGAGTGGCGTCAAGTCGAACGCTGGGCTGTCCTCCGTGAAGTTGCGAGATGCCCAGCAACAAGGCCAGCAGTCTGCCAACAGAGCGCCACGCTTCTCCTTGGACAAGTcgatcaacaagcagcacagTGGCAGTAGCGGTGAAGATGATCAAGACGCAGGgggtcgacgtcgagcgcaGGCGCTGGCGCAGATGCAGGCCAGTTTGCGCGGTTGGGACGACGAGACAGACCGAGCGATCCGCCAAGCCAACAAGGCAGCCGCCATGAGCCACGATCCGGAAGCGTATGCAGCGGCGCGCAAAAAACTCAAAGCAGCGGTGCTCGAGTACTACAAGTTTCTCGACACGCTCACCAACTATAAGATCCTCAACCGTACCGGCTTTGCCAAGGTGATGAAAAAATTCTCGAAAACCGTCGGCGTGGCCTGCACCGATCTATACTACAAGGATCGAGTAGCACCCACCATCCTGGTCAGCTCGGATCGGGTGGAAAAGCTGCGTAAAGCGACCGAGGACATCTACACGGCCTACTTTGAACACGGTAATCGTAAGCAGGCGCTCAATCGGCTGCGTGCTAGGGAAGACCACACGACGCATCATTATAGCGTCTTTCGCAGTGGATTTTACCTCGGCATTTCGGTGTGTGCTATCGTTGCTGGCCTAGTGGAAGCGATGAAGCCAAACACACAGCGCGATATCCCACAGTGGCAGGCACTGTTGCGAGTGTACGGTGCTGAATTGATCCCGACGCTATTTGGGTTGCTCTTTGGACTCAACCTGGCGTGGTGGCACGCGGTGCGCATCAACACAGTGTTTATCTTCGAATGGGATGTGCGCACTACGATGGACCATCGGCAATTCTTTGAGATTCCAGCGCTGCTCATGTTGTTGCTCTCATGCTGCTTTTGGGTCTCGTTTGTCAATCCGTTTCCTGAAGCTATTGCGCCCACCACTTGGCCTACGGTATGGTTGGTGATTGTAGCACTTGTGATGCTCAATCCGTTGCCTATCTGGATGGCTGCTAGTCGCGCTTGGTTCGTGAAAAGCTTGTTGCGCGTATTCACCGCGGGTTGCAAGCGCGTCGAGTTCCGCGACTTTTTCCTTGGAGACGAACTGAATTCGGTAGCGTGGTCGTTGAGCAACTTGTGGTATATAGGATGCGAATGGCATCATGATTGGACGGACCCGGATCAGTGTTTTCCGAACAGCACTTATTGGACAGCTGTGCTGCTCTCGGTACCGGCGTGGCTTCGATTGGGACAGTGCATTCGACGTTGGGTGGATAGCGATTATCGGACACACCTGCATCTTGTTAACGCGGGCAAGTATCTGAGTGCGGTACTCAACAACTTTATGTACATTCACTACCGACGCAACGGATCGCAGAACgcgcgagatcgagcactCTGGATTCTGTTTGCTGTCATCTACTCGGTCTGGCATATCGTATGGGATCTACTTATGGATTGgtcgctgctcaagccgcGCGCGAAATTCTGGTTGCTTCGGAACGAAATCTGGTTCCCACAACCGATCTACTACGTGTTTATCACCGTCGATATCATCGGTCGTTCCATATGGCTCATCTACCTACTTCCCGGATCAGCCTCGCTCACACTACGATCGTTCTTGGCCGCACTCGTCGAAATGATCCGTAGGGTCTGTTGGAACAACCTAAGAGTCGAGAATGAACAGATTGGCAATACCGACTCGTTCAAGATTATGCGCGATCTGCCGCTACCGTACCGACAAAAGCTGATCGACCAAGCCGAGGCGGATGTGCGCGCCAACGATAGCGATGGCGTTCATAAGACGGGCATTTTTTCCAGTGTCAAATTGGCAAGTCTAAGAAAGAAGAGTCGCGCGAcgacggcggcggcggcggagcACAGATATGCGGCCGACGATCAAGAGTATGCGAGGTACTCACAGACGGTGCAGGGAGAAAGCGTGGTGGAGAGTAGCGTCCCAGATACGCTGGCTCAAGAGAGACGGAGGTCGCTGATGGAAGGACTACGTAGCAAACTGGTCCCGGATGCAAAGGGGGAGCATTATGGAAAGCAACTTGATGAACGCGCTGTTACCAAGGGCGATACGGGGAGAGACTATGAGCCGAGACGACAAGAGTCGATGCCAGGGTATGTAGACATGGAtagcgatgacgacgacgacgaagagacCGCAGATGAGCAACACACCATTCCCAGCTCACCACAATCGGGATCGGATCAATTCGCACACGAGACCTCGTCCAAGCTTCCGAGATGGCCTCCGAAAGCTAGATCGAGAGAGTGA